The Luteolibacter sp. Y139 DNA window TGAAGGAGTGCAGATGCACCGCCACCGCACCCTTCTTGAACTTGAAGTTCGGGTTGGTGAAGGGCCCGTTCACATTCCAGTCATACCATCCGAAATAGAGGGCCGTGTCATGCAGTGGGTAGTTCGTCGGCAGGGTATCGGGAAAGCGGTCGATGATCACCGGAATGCCAGCATCGCGATGGGCCTTGGCCACCTTCTCCATCGCCGGGTCACCTTCCGGGCTCTCGAGATACTTTTGCGACAGGTCGACGACGGACATTCCCCACAGGCCGGTCTGCTCCGTCTCGATCGCGTCCTTGATCATCTGCCCGCAGATCTCCTTGGTCGGCCCGTCAATGCGTCCCACCAGGGTCATCGGCAATCTCGCCTCGGCGGCGGTCTTCTCCTGCTTGAAGTAGGGGTTGTTCACCATGCCCTCGACGGGCACGCCTTCGTTCCCCAGCAGGGCCAGCTCCGAATCCACCGCGGCCTGGGTGGTGTCGGTGAAGGGCTGCTTTCCCGGCGGCGGCGGAAGCGCTGGTCCAGTGCCGGCGATCCGGCTCGGCACGCCCCGCATGCAGACCAGGATGCGGATCTTCGACTGCGTCGGCGACAAGTTCCCCTGGGCATCGCGGCCGCGGACCCACCACTCGCGGCGGTCATACTCGCGGATCAGCCGGTTGCGCAGCTTGTCATCGAAATCCTTGCGGGAGATTTCCTCCGCATCCGGAAGTTCCAAGCCCACCAGATGGTCCGCGGGAATGCCGCGCACCTTGGCATAGAACTCCGCCAGTGCCTTCGAATCCTCGGACGTGGAATTGAACAGCACCGCCACCGACGCGGGCTCGGGAGGTGCGGGCAGGGCCTGCAAAACCCCGCAAAAACATAACAATAAGCCGAGTCGCCGCATCACCCGGCGAACAATGCCTGTTGGAGACGGCGAGGCAAGCCCGGGGAGGGGGCCGGAACCGGCAGAAATTTCGGATTTCCGAAATGCTTTTGTTGCGATTGAATGCCGCCACCTTGATCGAGATTTTCCCATCCTTGGCCCATCCCGTCTGGTACGTGCCGGCCTTCCTGATCGGCGCCTGCATCGGGTCGTTCCTGAACGTGGTCATTTATCGCGTGCCCATCGGGTTGTCGGTAAATGAGCCGAAGCGCTCCTTCTGTCCGAAGTGCAAGGCGGACATCCCGATGCGCCTGAACATCCCGCTGATCAGCTGGCTGTGGCTGCGCGGGAAATGTGCGAACTGCCGGGCTCCGATCGCCTTCCGCTACTTTGGGGTGGAACTGCTGACGGCGGTGCTCTTCGCGGCGATCTGGTGGTTTCTCCAGACCTCGGTGCCGCTCGGTCTCTTCCTCAAGCCGGAGCTCGGCGCACTGCTGCCGCTGTGGATCATGGCCGGCTTGTTCGTGGCGATTGCCTTCATCGATATCGAGCACCTGATCATCCCGACCTCGTTCACCACGGCGATTTCGATCGTGGGCTTGGGCGCGGCGGCACTGTGGCCCCGGTTGCCGGATCTCTCCGGCTGGGCCAGCCTCGATCCGTTGTTGGCCGATGGCTTGAAGCAGTCCGTGCTCGGCTGGATCATCGGCTTCTGCGGCCTTTGGTGCATGGTGCTGTTAGGAAAGCTCGCCTTCGGGAAGAAGAAGATGGAATTCGCCGAGCCGGTCGCATGGAAGCTGATCGAGCCGGAGAACGACGTGGACCCGATCTTCTTCGAGATGAATGACGAGAAGACCGCATGGTGGGACATCTTTTACCGCAAGACCGACCGGCTGATCCTCACCGCGACGGAAGTCATTGCCAATGGCGAGAGCCATGGAGCTGGCGAAGTGACGATCCGGGAACAGAGCGTGGAACTGCCCGGGGGAACGGTGATCCCGCTGGATGAGCTGAAGTCGCTGGAAGGAAAGGGAACCCGCGCCGTGATCCCTCGCGAGGCGATGGGAATGGGCGACGTGCACCTCATGGGAGCCATCGGCGCCTTCTTCGGTTGGGCCGGTGTTTTCTTCAGCCTCTTCTCGGCGTCCCTCTTTGCGATCGTGGCCGCGGTCTTGGGTCGGATCGGTTTTGGCAAGCAGCTTCCTTTTGGCCCCTTCCTGATCCTTGGCGCACTGACCTGGATGTTCGGCGGATGGAAGCTCGCCGAATGGTATTTTAGCAGGTTCACGATCGGCCACTAAAGCCGGTCAGTGGCAGCACGATGGCAGTTCCTTTTCCTGCACTACCTCCGGGGTTCGGACCGGAAGCGTATCGTGCAAGCGCCACGCCAGCACCAGAGCGGTGACCAGGGCCAGTCCGCGCTGGATGCGAGCCATGCCGGTGGGCGTGAGCTTCTTCCGCAGTCGCTGGAATTGATGCTGCACCACCCACAGCAGCGGCACCGTGCCGAGGCCGAAGGCGAGCGCCACCTCCGCGCCACGCGCCGCGGATCCCGAGGCAAGCAACGCGAGGAAGACCGCATACAGCGGCCCACAGGGAAGGAATGGCGTGAAGAGGCCAGTCAATCCCGCGCCGGCAATCACCGGCAGCTTCATCGTCCTGAAACGCAGCCTCGCGATGAAGCGCATCAGGAAGGCGGGGCGTGGGATCTTCTTCTCCAAGCCCGTGGCTAACAGCAGCAGCGCTGCCACCAGTGCCCACGGCAGCAGCACCGCCGGCGAATGGAAGAACCAGCCGAGCGGCTCTTTTCCCAGTGCCCCGCACAATGCGCCAATCGTGCTGTAAGCGAAAAGCCGTCCCGCGTGGTAGGCCGAAGCCGCGGTCATGCGCTCGCTCTCGCTTTTCGCCATCATGCCGACTCCGCACGCCAGCGGACCGCACATGCCAGCGCAGTGCAAGCTGGTGGCTAGTCCGGCCACGAGGGCTCCGGCGAGCGTCAAGTCCATGGTGTGGGGAATGACGAATTCAGAATGTCCGAATGTCGAAGGGCTCCTGTTCAGGGCATTTCATTCGTCATTCGGAAATTCGTCATTCGGCCTTAATTTCGATCTGCTGCGGGGCTTGCTTCACGGCCACGGTGATAAGAGCGGTCCATGCCGTGATCAGCAGCAGAAAGGCGAAGCAGACGAAGATCCATGGATGGCGGACGAAGAAGGCGGGACGTTCGGAGTTCATGATGGGTCAGGGTTGAGGAGTGGAAGGCTCGGGGCCGAGGAAACGCATCTGGTGACGCAGCACCACGTCACCCGGCTCTGCATGGATTTCGATTTCGAGGTCGGCGGCTCCGCGATAAGCTGTCGTGGGAGCCACTACGATGGCGGGGCGGGTGATCTCTCCGCCCGGCGGTACCTCGATGGAGGTATCGGCGCCGCTCAGCGTGTAGCCTTCCGGCGCGTTGGAGAGATGCAGCGTGAAACGAGCGGGCTGGTTGCGCTTGTTGTAGAAGCGGACCTGGTAGTGGTTTCGCACCGCCGTGGCATCGGTGTAGAAGGGTTGGCCGCGCATGCGGGTGAAGTCGGCAGTGAAGGGCCGCGCTTGTCTCCAGCCCGCGATCGCGAAGGCGATCAGCCCCAGCGCTCCCAGAATGGTGTAGGCAATCACGCGCGGGCGGATGAGGCGGCGCTTCTTCCCGGTGAGGCCATTCAACGAATCGTAGCGGACCAGTCCTTTCGGCCGGCCGATCTTCGTCATGATGTCGTCGCATGCGTCGATGCAGGCGGCGCAGCCGATGCACTCGAGCTGCAGGCCATTGCGGATATCGATGCCGGTCGGACAGACATTCACGCAACGCCGGCAATCGATGCAGTCGCCCGTCACCTTGCCCTTGGAACCACGGGGCTCGCCGCGCTTTTCATCGTAACCGACGTTCACCGTGTCGTCATCGGTCAGCGCACTCTGCAAGCGGCCGTAGGGGCACATGATCACGCAGAACTGCTCACGGAACCACCCGAAGCAGAACCACAACGATGCGGTGAGGAAGATGACGATGCCAAACGAAGTCGCGTGCGCCAACGGTCCCTCATGCATGTGCTCGTAGAGCCGCGGGATCGAGACGAAGTAGGAGAGGAAGACGTGGGCGATCAGCGCGGAGCAGATCGCGTAGAGCAGGTGCTTCGTCCCGCGCCGGGCGATTTTCCCAGCGCTCCACGACGCGGCATCCAGCTTGCGGCGCGCGACCGCATCGCCCTCGGTCCAGCGCTCGATGCGGCGGAAGACGTGGTCAAGGAAGACGGTGTAGGGGCAAGCCCAGCCGCACCACAGCCGGCCTAACAATGCAGTCACGAAGAACAGCGTGAAGCCCAGTCCCGTGACGCCGAAGAACATCACCCACAGGTCCTGCGGGACCAGCGTCAGGCCGAAGACGTGGAAGCGGCGCTGTTCGACATCGAAGAACAGGGCCGGGTTGCCATTGATGGGAATCCACGGCAGCGCGATGTAGATGGCGATCAAGAAAGCGCCGAAGATCCGCCGCGCGGTGGTCCACTTTCCCGACACGTCCGCAGTGTGCAGGAAAAAGCGCGATCCATCCTGATTGATCGTGGTGACGGAATCGAGGTTCGGACGCTTCTGGACCGGGGAAGACATGATGGAGCGGACAGGGGAACGGTGGCAGGCCGGCGGCTCCGTGACTGCGCATCCTCTCGCAGAGAGTCCGCGGATTCCACCTGTAGCGGAACGACTGCGTCGTTCCGGCTGGGCACGGGTCGCATCAGCAATTCAAGCGGCGCTTCCCCTTCAAGCATCGCCCCGCCGGAAGAGCGCAGCCCTCCCGCTACATGGGCTGAGCGCTTCCAGCCGTCTCTTGCAGCTTCGCCATTCATCCATCGAACATTCGGTCTTCGAACATTCGAATTCGCAGAGCGCCAAACCATCGGGAACAGGCTGAACAATGGCTTGGAACAGTCGTTCGCGGAAGCGTGGGTGATCGTGGTGGTGGTCGGTTTCGTTGGTTTTCATTTGGGGGGATCGGTAAAGGCAGCACTCAGCCGCCGAAGTCCTTCGGATTCCTCGAAATCAGGAACGCCGTCAGCTCGGCGATCTGTTTCGGCGTGAGCATCTGTCCCCAGGCCTGCATCTTCGCGCCATTGTTGCCGGGGGAGTCGGCTGGCGTGCCCTTGTTGATCAGGTTGAAGATGTCCATCGGCTTCGCGCCATACTTCCACTGGCCGTCGGTGAGGGGCAGGCCGGGCAGCGGGATCTTGTTGCCGCCCACGTTCATGGTAGCGCTCAAGTCGGCGGCGTGGCAGGCGACGCAATTGATCGAGAACGTCGCTTCTCCCGATGTCACGATCGACGGATCGGTGGACCACTTCGAGATCAGCGTGGCGTCATCGAGCGATGCTAGCGTGGCAGCAAGCTCCTTGTCCTTCTTTTCCTGAAGCGCGGTGACCTCCGCGATGATGTGCTGCTGGTCCGTCTTGTAGACAGCCGTGTGGTAGTAGAGCACCCAGTAAGCAACGAACCACACGATGCCACCGTAGAAAGTGAAGAGCCACCAGTTCGGCAGCTTCTGGTCGAATTCCTGGATGCCGTCGTACTCGTGCTCGCGCAGGATGACCTCGCCCTTCTCCTTGGCGTAGTCGCCGCGTTTGATCTCGTCGTCGGGATTCATGGATCGGAAGGTTTGTCGGAATCGTTCAAGGGAAGGTCGGCCATGCGCTTTTGCTCGTCTGGCTTCAGGCGGATCGCGCGCAGCGTGGTGACGAGGAAGACGGTAAAGAGGACGCCGAAGGCGATCATCGGGACGATGGTCGCCCAGTCTTCGAGGATGACGCGTTTGAACATGGCAGTATCACGGGTTGGCGGAGGTTTCGCCCTTGCCAAAGGCCTTGGTCTTGTCGGTGACGTTGCGGTAGCTGTCCGGATCGAGCGGCACTGCCGCGGGCGGGCCGTCCTTGTGGATCTCGTGGTAGGTGCCGAGCTTCTGGACGTAGGCGATCAGCGCGACGACTTGGCTTTCCGAGAAATGGCGGACCAGTTCCTCGGTGCTCGCGCCCTTCATCGGCTCGTAGCCGACGGGTGAAGATCCTTCGAAGAGCGAGCGGGCGATGGCCATGCCTTGTTCGCGGGCCTGCTGGTCGATCTCATCCTTCGTCCATGCCGGGAAGGGGACACCGAGTTGGCGTTGGACGGCGATCTTGTTCGGCAGCGATTTGAAGTCGGTCTTCTGCTCGTAGAGCCATGGGTAAGGGGGCATGTTCGAGTCGTCATTCGCCCAACGCGGGTTCATGAAGTGGAACCAGTGCCACTTGTTGTCGCGCTTGCCGGAGCGGACCTTGTCCGAGCCCTGGACGAAGTTGCCGCCCTCACGGGCGAGGTCGGGCCCCGTGCGCTTGGAGCCCCATTGATACGGGTAATCGTAAAGCGACTCGCCGAGGTGCGAGAAGTCGTCCTTCACGCCGGCACGGCCGTAGCGCATCACATCCGGCATCAGCGTGCGGATCATTTGCGAGTGGCAGTTGTAGCAGCCCTCGCTGACGTAGAGATCGCGGCCGGCGAGCTCGAGTGGTGTGTAGAGTTCCTGTAAGCGCCCTTCGATGTTCTTCTCGCGGTTTACCAGCAGCGACGGGACGATCTGGACGCTGCCGCCGATGGCCACGGCGATGAAAGTGAGCAAGGTGAAGGGCAGGTAGTTCCGCAGCAGGCTTTCGTGCCACTGGTCCCAGGCACCGCCCTTGGCCTTGAAGACGCGGACGGCCTTGATCACCAGCAGGATCGTGGCTAGCAGCGCGGCCTTGTCGGCATGCGGCGGCAGGAAGAACCACAGGATCATCATCGCGAGCGCGGCCACGCAGTAGGCGACCGGATCGCTGAAGAGGGCTTCTCCGAAGCGCAGGCGATCGTAGGTCTTCTCCGGCACGGCGACTTCCACCGTGTCATCGGTCGCCTTGCCCGAGCGGGCGGTCATGAAGATATTCAGCGCGCAGAAGAAGAAGCCGAGCAGGTAGAGTCCGCCGCCGAAGGAGCGCAGGATGTAGGGGAGCTGGATCGCCTTGAGCGTTTCCACGAACTCATACTTCAGCGTGGTGCCGCCTTCTGCGACTTCGCCAAGCATCAGCCCCTGCGTGATGCCGGCCGTCCACATCGCCGTCACGTAGAGCAGGATGCCGACGAGCCCGACCCAGAAGTGCATGTTGGCGAGCGAACTCGACCACAGTTTGGTTTTCCACAGTCGCGGAGCCAGCCAGTAGAACATGCCGGCGGCCATGAAGCCATTCCAGCCGAGCGCACCGGAGTGGACGTGACCGATGCCCCAGTCGGTGTAGTGCGAGAGTGCATTCACCGCGCGGATCGAAAGCAGCGGTCCTTCAAACGTGGCCATGCCGTAGAAGGTGATCCCGGCGGCGAAAAACTTGATCACCGGATCGGTGCGCAGCTTCGCCCATGCGCCGCGCAAGGTGAGCAGGCCATTCAACATGCCACCCCACGAGGGAGCCCACAGCATCAGCGAGAAGAGCATGCCAAGCATCTGCAGCCAGCGCGGCAGCGAGGTATTCAGCAGGTGGTGAGGCCCGGCCCAGATGTAGATGAAGACCAGCGACCAGAAGTGAACGATTGAGAGACGATAGCTATAGACCGGCCGGTTCGCTGCCTTTGGCAGGAAGTAATACATGATCCCGAGGATCGGGGTCGTCAGGAAGAAGGCGACGGCGTTGTGGCCATACCACCACTGCACCAGGCCATCCTGCAGGCCGCCGAAGATCGGGTATGAGTGGATCCACGAAGTCGGGATCGAGAGGTGATTGACGATATAGAGCATCGCGACCGTCACGATGGTGGCGATGTAAAACCACAGCGCGACGTAGAGGCTCGGCTCATTGCGCTTGGCCAGCGTCCAGAAAAAGTTGATCCCGAAGATCACCCAGACCAGTGCGACCGCGATATTGATCGGCCAGATCAGCTCGGCGTATTCCTTCCCGCGGGTGAGACCTGCCGGTAGGGTGATCGCTGCCGCCACGATGATGAGCTGCCAGCCCCACATATGGATCTTGGAAAGGAGATCCGAGGCCGTGCGCGTCTTGCACAATCGCTGGGTGGAATAGTAGATGCCCGCGAAGGCCATGTTGCCGACGAAGGCGAAGATCACCGCATTCGTGTGCAGTGGTCGCAAACGGCCGAAGGTGATGTATTGCAGGCCCTCGCCTTTGAACAAACCGCCGGTGATGGTCTCGATGAACTTGCCGTTCATCTGCCACCACGAGAGCTGGGTGGCGCAGATCACGCCGACGAGCATACCCACGATGCCCCACACGATGGAGGCGATCATGAACTGCCGCACCGTGCGGTCGTCGTAGGTGATAGTGGTGGTCTTGGCGGTCGCGGTGTTCATTTCGAAGTCGGGGTGTCGTCGTCGAGGGGCAGCAGGGAATCGCGTTCGGGCGACGAACGGCGCGAGCGGCGGAACTCGCCGGCGAAGCAGAAGATGAAGATCCCGGCCAGGCAGGAGCTCACGAGGATGGTCAGGGCGATGACGTTCATGGCATCACGGCCAGTAAAATGCGGCCGCATGAACCCGTCCCCGCGCCGCTTGCCAGAGAGTGCGCGGATTCTATCAAACCGTGTCCGCCATCTCGCGTGTGGTGCTCCACTCAAGGTAGGTGTCGCCGATGATCGATGGCAGCGAGCGGTCGCTGAAAAGCTCCGGCCGCAGGATGAGGTGGAGACCTTTCCCGTCGGCGGGCGCCGGTCCCAAGGAGACGCGGAAGACGTTGGTGAGATCGACGCATCCCTCGACTGCAAGGAGGCCATCAAGCACCGCATGACCGCGCCGGGCGAGCGCCCCCAGTACCTTGCGGCGGCTGCAGGGGCTGTTCGGCGGGCAATTCTTGCAGCCGTCGTCCATGCCCAGCAGACTCCGCTGGGTCGGCGTTTCGGAGATGGCTTGGATCAATTCCGGGGCGAAGGCGGTCCATCTGCCTGCTGCGTCATCGTCAAACTCATTCAAATGTCGGGCAATCGCAGGAGCGAGGCCGGCAGGAAGCTCCGGGAAGCCATGAAGCACCACGCCCGGCGCAGCGGTCCGGGGAGCGAGGAACCATCGATGGAAGGCGGGTAGATTGCTGGCGAGCATGACCCGGAGCGTAGGAGTCCGGGCGGGCTTCTGCTGCGCATCCGTTTCGAAAAGGCGCGCGGATTTTCTGAAATCAGCTAGCGGCGAGGGGGACCGGAAGGCAATGCAGCGCAAAAAACGTTCGCCATCCCGCGCCGGGTCGTTCGGAATCCCGCCTGTGATCCATCCGACGGCGATCATTTCCCCGGAAGCCAAGCTCGGCGCGAACGTTCGCGTCGGGCCCTACTGCGTCATCGAGGCCGGAGTCGAACTCGGCGACGGCTGCGTGCTCCACTCCCACGTCGTGCTCGGTGGTCCGTCCCGGATCGGCAAGGACAACGAGTTCTTCCCGTTCGCCGTGATCGGCGGGAAAACCCAGGACCTCAAGTACGAGGGCGAGCCGACCTACCTCGAAATCGGCGACCGCAATGTTTTCCGCGAGAACACGACCGTTCACCGCGGCACTCACGCCCATACTCCGACGCGGATCGGCAGCGATAACCTGTTCCTCTGCTACTCGCACGTCGCCCACGACTGCCAGCTGGGGAACCACATCATTCTCTCCAACAACGGCACCCTCGCCGGTCACGTGGAAGTGGCAGACCACGCGATCGTCTCCGGTCTCGCGGCCATCCACCAGTTCTGCCGGATCGGTTGCCACTCGATCATCGGCGGCTGCGCGAAGATCGTGCAGGACGTGCCGCCCTACATGATCGTCGATGGCAATCCCGGTGCGACCCGCGGGCTCAATCTCGTCGGCCTACAGCGTCGCGGATTTTCCGAGGACGACATCAAGGCGCTCAAGAAGGCCTACAAGAAGCTCTTCCTCAAGAAGGACGGCAACCTCGCGAACCTGCTCAGCTCGCTGAAAGCGGATCGCCCCGCGAACTCCGAGCCGGTGAAGCACCTGATCGAGTTCATCGAGCGCTCGCAGCGGGGGATCTCGCGGTAGGCGAACTCAGGGCGTCACCGGAGACCGCTCGGCTCCGTTGACGAGCACCTTTCCTTTGTCCCGAAGATTGACCACGTCGCCCGACTTGAGGGCTCCGTAGTCCTTGCCATCCACGGTCAAGGTCTTGCCGTCGGTCTTTGCTTTCACGCTCTCCCCGTTGAATTCGATCCCGCCCGTCCCTGACGAGGAGGATGAAGTTTCGTCGGGGACTTGGAATGTGATGCCTTGACCCTTCAGTTCCGTCCCGGTCGAGACGACAGCCTTGAACTTGCACGAGCCGAGAACGAGGACGGCGAGCAGGGGCAGAACGGACCATTTCATCCGGATGAGCCTAGCCTGACTGGCCTTCAAGACAAGCCAGCGGTTTAGACCGTCATCTCGCCTGCCTGAGCGGGATTGGCCGGATCGAGTGGAACCCCGGAAACCAGATGGATATGCAAGTGTGGCGTGCTCTGATAGCTGCCGCCATTCGTGATGATCTTGTAGTTCGTCTCCGCAAGCCCGCGTTCGCGGATGATCGACACCGCGACCTCGAGAAGCTCCGAAAGCAACGTCGAATCGGTCACATCGACCAGCCGCGCGATGTGCTGCTTCGGGATGATCACCACGTGCATCTCCCAAGTCGGCCGGGTGTGCTCGAAGGCAAGCACCCGGTCCGTCTCCGCCACCACGGTGACGGGGACACGGCCGCTCAGAACGGAGTCGCAGTAGAAGTCGCCAGCCACGGCGGAAGGGAAGAAGGAGGAAATCAACCCTCGATTTCCGCTCGTGCATAGAGTTCGGCCAGCGGCAGCGAGGCTTCGATTTCCGGTAGGGGAACGGCAGCCTCCAGACCGTCGTAATGCTCTACGGCAAATCCGCCTTCGGAACGGCGGCGGTAGGCTGTGACCGATGCCCCGTCGGGCTCGACGAGAAGTAGAACCTTGAGTGAGGAGACGGTCAGGTAAGCGTCACGCTTCTCGCCAAGATCAGCGCGGCGAGTCGATTCACTTAGGACTTCGATCACGACTACCGGTTGGTCTTGGAAGTGGTCGGTTGCCGGGTTGGGGTGGCAGACGACCATCGCGTCAGGATAGTAAAAGCGGGTGTGATCGGGGAACTCGATGCGAACTTTGGTGTCGCCGTTGAAAGGCTGGCAGGGCTTGCCCCGGAGCTGGACGGCGAGGAGAACAAGGGCATCGGTGGCGATGACATTGTGCCGGTTCGTCGCGCCAGCCATGGCGTGAACCGTGCCGCCGATATACTCGTGCTTCACATCGCTGACTTCCTCGCCGGCAAGGTAGTCAGCGATTGAAAGAGGCGATGCTTTCGCGAGAGCGGTCATGGTGCGAAACTATAGGATATGCTGTTTGGCGGCAAACCGGGATTTTGGGCTCACACGCACACCGGGCACTCGTTGATCTTTTTGAAGAAGTCGTTGCCCTTGTCATCCACGAGAATGAAGGCGGGGAAGTTCTCCACGCGGATCTTCCACACGGCTTCCATACCGAGCTCGGGATACTCGACGACTTCCTGGCTCTTGATGTGTTCCTTCGCGAGCAGGGCGGCGGGGCCGCCAGCGGAGCCGAGGTAGAAGCCGCCGTGGGCCTTGCAGGCATCGGTCACGGCCTGCGAGCGGTTGCCCTTGGCGAGCATCACCTTCGAGCCGCCGTGGCTTTGGAAGAGATCCACGTAGGAGTCCATGCGGCCTGCGGTGGTCGGCCCGAAGGAGCCTGACGGATAGCCCGCGGGAGTCTTGGCCGGGCCGGCGTAGTAGACCGGGTAGTCCTTGATATAGGCGGGCAAGTCGCCGGTTTCATCGAGGACTTCCTTGAGCTTCGCGTGGGCGATATCGCGGGCGACGATGATGGTGCCGCTCAGTGAGACCGCGGTGGTGACCGGGTACTTGCTCAGCGTGGCGAGGGTCTTCTCCATGCCCTGATCGAGGTCGATCTCCACGCCCTTGAATTTCCAGTCGCGATACTTCTCCGGGATGAAGCGGCCGGGGTTCTTCTCCAGCTTCTCAAGGAAGATCCCGTCCTTGGTGATCTTCGCTTTCGCCTGGCGGTCGGCGGAGCAGGAGACGCCGATGCCGACCGGACAGGAGGCACCGTGGCGCGGCAGTCGCACCACGCGGACATCCAGCGCGAAGTATTTCCCGCCGAATTGCGCGCCGATTCCAATCTGCTGTGCCAATCCTAACAGCTCCTTCTCCAGCTCCAGATCGCGGAATGCCTGGCCTTGGATATTGCCGGAGGTCGGCAGTGCATCATAGTAGCGCGTCGAAGCCATCTTCACCGTTTTCAGGCAGGTCTCCGCCGAAGTGCCACCGATGACGATCGCGAGGTGATACGGCGGGCAGGCAGCCGTGCCCAGCGAGCGCATCTTCTCGACGCAGAATTCCTTCAGGCGTTTCGGATTCAGCAGCGCCTTCGTCTCCTGATAGAGGAAAGTCTTGTTGGCCGAGCCGCCGCCCTTGCTGACGAAGAGGAATTTGTAGGCGTCACCGTCGGAGGCATAGAGGTCGATCTGCGCCGGCAGGTTCGTCTTGGTATTCGCCTCGTCATACATCGTGAGCGGGGCAGTCTGCGAGTAGCGCAGGTTTTCCTCCTGATACGTCTTGTGAATGCCCTTCGACAGCCACTCGGCGTCATCACAGCCAGTCCACACCTGCTGGCCCTTCTTGCCGACGACTGTCGCGGTGCCGGTGTCCTGGCAAGCGGGGAGGATGCCCTTGGCAGCGATCTCTGCATTCTTCAGCAGCATCAGCGCGACCATGCGGTCGTTCTCAGTCGCCTCGGGGTCATCGAGGATCGCGGCGACCTGCGCGAGGTGACTCGGACGCAGCGTGAAATTGATCGCCTTCATCGCCTCGTTCGCAAGCAGCGCGAGACCTTCCGGCGCGACCTTCAGGACCGGCTTCCCTTCGAATTCCGAGACCGACACGTGCTCCGTGGTGAGGCACTCATACTCGGTCGTGTCGGGACCGAGCGGGAAGGGATCCTGATAGACGAATTCGGACATGCGGGGGAGCTTAGGCACGGCCCGCGGGGCGTCCAGTCCCGGGAAAAAATTGAATCCCCGCCGGCACGGGGCCGGACGGGGATCCGTTGGGGAGGATGGTTTCAGGCGCGGCGGCGGCGCAGCAGGGCCAGCAGGCCGAAGGCACCGAGCAAGGCGGACGAAGGCTCGGGGACCACGACCCAGAGACGGTCTTGGCCGTTCGGGACGGGGTCATTCCCGGCATCGACCGGCTTGGCATACTGGAAAGTGAATCCGGGCTGGTAGGTCCAGCCGCCAGCGACACCGGCGAGGAAGGTCTCGGCATTGCTCCGACCCAGCGCGATGTCCGGGTCCGCCACCGTGTCGACGCTGAAGTTCCCGCTGTCGAGATTACCCGATGCCGGATCGTGGATGATTTCCCACAAGGCGAGCTGCATGCCGGCCGAGTAGGCGAGGAGATCATTGTAGCCGCCATACCCGGCGTCCGGCCAATCGCCACCGCTGGCGGAAATCGCGTCGCGCACCATGCCGTCGAAGACCGGCAGGGTATTGTAGAGCAGGGCGGAGATGTCGTCGGACTGGGCAAGCGTCAGGCTGCCGAAGCCCGAACTCACGTCGTAGTGAGTGCTTTCGTTGAAGCCCGCGCCGAAGTCGGCACAGAAATCGAAGATCCACGCGCCCCCCGGACCCGTCCGCAGATCCGCTCCGGCATATTGATTCACCGAAGAGGCACCGAGCGTGATCAAATACTGCCCGGACTCATAACGCTGCTCCAGATCCGGCTGCAACGTCTGGGCCAACGCAGGCAAGGCCAGCGCGGCAAAAGACAGAACGGTCGTGAGCGTGGGGAACCGCATCGTTTTGAGGGATGCACCGGCGAACTGGACCGACGGTGCAGCGGAGGTGAGGCGATATTTAAGAAATCCTAAATGATCCGCAAGCTTTCATTTCCGCTCGCGGGCGCATCGATTGGAGACGAACCGTGCCCCGAGCGGCATTTGGAAAAGCACGCGCGCCATGGCAGTCATCGATACCTTCCTGAAACTGATGTTAGAGAAGCGCGCCG harbors:
- the ccoN gene encoding cytochrome-c oxidase, cbb3-type subunit I encodes the protein MNTATAKTTTITYDDRTVRQFMIASIVWGIVGMLVGVICATQLSWWQMNGKFIETITGGLFKGEGLQYITFGRLRPLHTNAVIFAFVGNMAFAGIYYSTQRLCKTRTASDLLSKIHMWGWQLIIVAAAITLPAGLTRGKEYAELIWPINIAVALVWVIFGINFFWTLAKRNEPSLYVALWFYIATIVTVAMLYIVNHLSIPTSWIHSYPIFGGLQDGLVQWWYGHNAVAFFLTTPILGIMYYFLPKAANRPVYSYRLSIVHFWSLVFIYIWAGPHHLLNTSLPRWLQMLGMLFSLMLWAPSWGGMLNGLLTLRGAWAKLRTDPVIKFFAAGITFYGMATFEGPLLSIRAVNALSHYTDWGIGHVHSGALGWNGFMAAGMFYWLAPRLWKTKLWSSSLANMHFWVGLVGILLYVTAMWTAGITQGLMLGEVAEGGTTLKYEFVETLKAIQLPYILRSFGGGLYLLGFFFCALNIFMTARSGKATDDTVEVAVPEKTYDRLRFGEALFSDPVAYCVAALAMMILWFFLPPHADKAALLATILLVIKAVRVFKAKGGAWDQWHESLLRNYLPFTLLTFIAVAIGGSVQIVPSLLVNREKNIEGRLQELYTPLELAGRDLYVSEGCYNCHSQMIRTLMPDVMRYGRAGVKDDFSHLGESLYDYPYQWGSKRTGPDLAREGGNFVQGSDKVRSGKRDNKWHWFHFMNPRWANDDSNMPPYPWLYEQKTDFKSLPNKIAVQRQLGVPFPAWTKDEIDQQAREQGMAIARSLFEGSSPVGYEPMKGASTEELVRHFSESQVVALIAYVQKLGTYHEIHKDGPPAAVPLDPDSYRNVTDKTKAFGKGETSANP
- the lpxA gene encoding acyl-ACP--UDP-N-acetylglucosamine O-acyltransferase; translation: MQRKKRSPSRAGSFGIPPVIHPTAIISPEAKLGANVRVGPYCVIEAGVELGDGCVLHSHVVLGGPSRIGKDNEFFPFAVIGGKTQDLKYEGEPTYLEIGDRNVFRENTTVHRGTHAHTPTRIGSDNLFLCYSHVAHDCQLGNHIILSNNGTLAGHVEVADHAIVSGLAAIHQFCRIGCHSIIGGCAKIVQDVPPYMIVDGNPGATRGLNLVGLQRRGFSEDDIKALKKAYKKLFLKKDGNLANLLSSLKADRPANSEPVKHLIEFIERSQRGISR
- a CDS encoding HIT domain-containing protein; this translates as MAGDFYCDSVLSGRVPVTVVAETDRVLAFEHTRPTWEMHVVIIPKQHIARLVDVTDSTLLSELLEVAVSIIRERGLAETNYKIITNGGSYQSTPHLHIHLVSGVPLDPANPAQAGEMTV
- a CDS encoding Uma2 family endonuclease, with translation MTALAKASPLSIADYLAGEEVSDVKHEYIGGTVHAMAGATNRHNVIATDALVLLAVQLRGKPCQPFNGDTKVRIEFPDHTRFYYPDAMVVCHPNPATDHFQDQPVVVIEVLSESTRRADLGEKRDAYLTVSSLKVLLLVEPDGASVTAYRRRSEGGFAVEHYDGLEAAVPLPEIEASLPLAELYARAEIEG